The proteins below are encoded in one region of Geomonas ferrireducens:
- the queD gene encoding 6-carboxytetrahydropterin synthase QueD, with protein sequence MFRLTIHTAFAAAHNLINYQGDCENLHGHNWKVEVSITTDELDKAGLGIDFKILKKETNNLLKTLDHKYLNELAPFSEISPSSENIARYLYHELTKIFGSDKVKVEMVTVWESDFAAASYYE encoded by the coding sequence ATGTTTCGTCTCACCATTCACACTGCGTTTGCCGCGGCCCACAATCTGATCAACTACCAGGGGGACTGCGAGAACCTGCACGGCCACAACTGGAAGGTGGAGGTTTCCATCACCACCGACGAGCTCGACAAGGCCGGTCTCGGCATCGACTTCAAGATCCTCAAGAAGGAAACCAACAACCTTTTGAAGACGCTCGATCACAAGTACCTGAACGAGCTCGCACCGTTTTCCGAGATCTCCCCGTCGTCCGAGAACATCGCCCGCTACCTGTACCATGAACTGACCAAGATCTTCGGGTCGGACAAGGTGAAGGTCGAGATGGTCACGGTCTGGGAATCGGACTTTGCCGCCGCGAGCTACTATGAGTAA
- a CDS encoding L-threonylcarbamoyladenylate synthase: MLLEINPDNPQPRLIAKVVEILKNGGVVAYPTDTTYGIGCSIFSKKGIERIYQIKQRDKKKPFSFICSDMAEISRYARVSNYAFKQLRRLLPGAYTFVLEANSVVPDLVQTKQRTVGIRMPDNAICLAIVKELGAPIVTTSANLSGEDPIGNPWEVEHELGKQLDLVVDGGDLTADVSSVVSLIGDRPEVLRKGVGDVSWCE, translated from the coding sequence ATGCTGCTCGAGATCAACCCTGACAACCCCCAGCCGCGACTCATCGCCAAGGTCGTCGAGATCCTGAAAAACGGCGGCGTCGTCGCCTATCCGACCGACACCACCTACGGCATCGGCTGCAGCATCTTCAGCAAGAAGGGGATCGAGCGGATCTACCAAATCAAGCAGCGCGACAAGAAGAAACCCTTTTCCTTCATCTGCTCCGATATGGCCGAGATCTCCCGTTACGCGCGCGTCTCGAACTACGCCTTCAAGCAGCTGCGCCGCCTGCTCCCGGGGGCGTACACCTTCGTCCTCGAGGCGAACTCGGTGGTTCCCGATCTCGTACAGACCAAGCAGAGGACGGTCGGCATCCGCATGCCGGACAACGCGATCTGCCTGGCCATCGTGAAGGAACTCGGCGCACCCATCGTTACCACGAGCGCCAACCTCTCCGGCGAGGATCCGATCGGCAACCCTTGGGAGGTCGAGCACGAGCTGGGTAAACAGCTCGACCTGGTGGTGGACGGCGGCGATCTCACCGCCGACGTAAGCTCCGTTGTCAGCCTGATCGGCGACCGCCCCGAAGTGCTCCGCAAAGGGGTCGGCGACGTGAGCTGGTGCGAATAG
- a CDS encoding 7-carboxy-7-deazaguanine synthase QueE, with translation MSKLQAPLVECFSSIQGEGVLVGLRQVFLRFAGCNLNCSFCDTPGMSAIPDECLLELTPGRRDFQKVPNPVTLERVATLLESWGAAWPGIHHSISITGGEPLLHGALLEEWLPELRELLPIYLETNGTLPEALAPLIPHLDSIGMDIKLPSASGCPELWDQHHAFLELAAMKDVFVKIVVDQSTEEWEIRRSCAMIDAVDPTIPLILQPLTREDGTIGITALRALELQELCSSLKEVRVIPQTHKFMGQL, from the coding sequence ATGAGTAAGCTGCAGGCCCCCCTGGTAGAATGCTTCTCCTCCATTCAGGGGGAGGGGGTGCTGGTAGGTCTGCGCCAGGTCTTTCTCCGCTTTGCCGGCTGCAACCTGAACTGCAGCTTCTGTGACACCCCGGGGATGTCCGCCATTCCGGACGAGTGCCTCCTGGAGCTCACCCCCGGGCGGCGTGACTTTCAGAAGGTGCCGAACCCGGTCACGCTGGAGCGGGTCGCGACGCTTCTGGAGAGCTGGGGTGCCGCCTGGCCGGGCATCCACCACTCGATCAGCATCACCGGCGGTGAGCCGCTCCTGCACGGCGCCCTCCTGGAGGAGTGGCTTCCGGAGCTGAGAGAGCTCCTCCCCATCTACCTGGAGACCAACGGGACGCTTCCCGAGGCCTTGGCGCCGCTCATCCCGCACCTGGACAGCATAGGGATGGACATCAAGCTCCCTTCCGCCTCCGGGTGCCCCGAGCTGTGGGACCAGCACCACGCCTTCCTGGAACTCGCGGCGATGAAGGACGTCTTCGTGAAGATCGTCGTCGACCAGAGCACCGAGGAGTGGGAGATCCGTCGTTCCTGCGCCATGATCGATGCGGTGGACCCCACCATACCGCTCATCCTGCAGCCGTTGACGCGGGAAGACGGGACCATCGGCATCACCGCGCTGCGGGCGCTCGAGCTCCAGGAACTCTGCTCTTCCCTGAAGGAGGTCCGCGTCATCCCGCAGACCCACAAGTTCATGGGACAGCTGTAG